A genomic window from Methylorubrum extorquens includes:
- a CDS encoding efflux RND transporter periplasmic adaptor subunit has translation MDARWMIGLTGLALAACSPAETAVTPEPPLVQVAEVAPAVGGVSRYTGVIRARTESNLGFRVGGKIFERLVDPGDRVHLGQPLMRLDRTDFTLALNAARASVEAARAQMIKAKADEERSRKLVSDGWTSKQTYDQNKGAADSAIAQFANAEAQASQIENQAAYAELKADADGVVMEVPSYPGEVVAAGQTVVKLARDGSREAEIFLPEASRRLAKGEASATLYAEGEATYQARLRELSAIADPATRTYRARYILSGGGEDAPLGATVTLQLKSREAARAATVEVPLTALFNQGRGTSVWRYDAESQTVKPQAVQVARMGEERAELATGLNPGDRIVALGAHLLKADQKVRPAPASMTGVVR, from the coding sequence ATGGATGCGAGATGGATGATCGGCCTGACCGGTTTGGCCCTTGCGGCCTGCTCGCCGGCCGAGACGGCCGTGACGCCGGAGCCGCCCCTGGTCCAAGTCGCCGAGGTCGCTCCGGCGGTCGGCGGGGTCTCGCGCTACACCGGCGTGATCCGGGCTCGAACCGAGAGCAACCTCGGCTTCCGCGTCGGGGGCAAGATCTTCGAGCGTCTCGTCGATCCGGGGGACCGGGTGCATCTCGGGCAGCCGCTGATGCGTCTCGACCGCACCGACTTCACCCTCGCGCTCAACGCGGCGCGTGCCTCCGTCGAGGCGGCACGCGCGCAGATGATCAAGGCCAAGGCGGACGAGGAGCGTAGCCGCAAGCTCGTCTCGGACGGCTGGACCTCCAAGCAGACCTACGACCAGAACAAGGGCGCGGCCGATTCCGCCATCGCCCAGTTCGCCAACGCCGAGGCCCAGGCCAGCCAGATCGAGAACCAAGCGGCTTACGCCGAGCTCAAGGCCGATGCCGACGGCGTGGTCATGGAGGTGCCCTCCTATCCGGGCGAGGTGGTCGCCGCCGGCCAGACCGTGGTCAAGCTGGCGCGTGACGGGTCGCGCGAGGCGGAGATTTTCCTGCCCGAGGCGAGCCGGCGTCTGGCCAAGGGCGAGGCTTCGGCGACGCTCTATGCCGAGGGCGAGGCAACCTATCAGGCCCGCCTGCGCGAGCTCTCCGCCATCGCCGATCCGGCCACGCGCACCTACCGGGCGCGCTACATCCTGTCGGGGGGCGGCGAGGACGCGCCGCTCGGCGCTACCGTGACCCTGCAGCTCAAGTCCCGCGAAGCCGCCCGTGCCGCGACGGTCGAGGTGCCCCTCACCGCCCTCTTCAACCAGGGACGCGGCACCTCGGTCTGGCGCTACGATGCCGAAAGTCAGACGGTGAAGCCGCAGGCCGTGCAGGTCGCCCGCATGGGCGAGGAGCGTGCCGAACTCGCGACCGGCCTCAATCCGGGTGACCGGATCGTGGCCCTCGGAGCCCACCTCCTGAAGGCCGACCAGAAGGTGCGCCCTGCGCCCGCCAGCATGACCGGGGTGGTGCGATGA
- a CDS encoding crotonase/enoyl-CoA hydratase family protein: MEGPGEPPAGRKVTVERRSGICLIGLNRPHVHNRVDPEAFGAMARAYAAYDADDDLRAAVLFGHGENFTRGIDVDAFAEVLRTGKARAPDADGIDPLGRRALLSKPLVVVVHGDTWNMGHELFLVADIRIASAETRFAQDENTHGRFPGGGATVRFPREAGWSNAMRYMLTGDHWGAEEARRMGLVQEIAPNPRSALERGLDIAARIARCGPLGIKATLGSARVAVGQSEGVAFSNLAEQYRALYATEDFLEGRKAEAEGREPVYRGR, encoded by the coding sequence ATAGAAGGCCCAGGCGAGCCGCCGGCAGGCCGTAAGGTCACGGTCGAGCGACGGAGCGGGATCTGCCTGATCGGCCTCAACAGGCCCCACGTTCACAACCGGGTCGATCCCGAGGCGTTCGGCGCCATGGCACGGGCTTACGCCGCGTACGATGCCGATGACGACCTTCGCGCCGCCGTGTTGTTCGGGCACGGCGAGAACTTCACGCGTGGCATCGACGTCGATGCCTTCGCCGAGGTGTTGAGGACGGGCAAGGCGCGCGCGCCCGATGCCGACGGGATCGACCCGTTGGGACGGCGCGCCCTCCTGAGCAAGCCGCTCGTCGTGGTCGTGCATGGCGACACTTGGAACATGGGCCACGAACTCTTCCTCGTGGCCGACATCCGCATCGCATCGGCCGAGACACGCTTCGCCCAGGACGAGAACACCCACGGACGCTTTCCAGGGGGAGGCGCAACGGTGCGGTTTCCGCGCGAGGCCGGCTGGAGCAACGCGATGCGATACATGCTGACCGGCGACCACTGGGGAGCCGAGGAGGCGCGGCGCATGGGGCTGGTGCAGGAGATCGCCCCGAACCCTCGCTCCGCCCTGGAACGGGGGCTGGACATAGCCGCTCGGATCGCCCGCTGCGGCCCGCTGGGCATCAAGGCCACCCTGGGGTCGGCCCGCGTCGCGGTCGGCCAGTCGGAAGGCGTGGCGTTCTCCAACCTCGCCGAGCAATACCGGGCGCTCTACGCCACCGAGGATTTCCTCGAAGGCCGCAAGGCCGAGGCCGAGGGGCGGGAGCCGGTCTATCGCGGCCGATGA